The stretch of DNA TCGCTGAGCGGAGATGAGTCGGCGGCTATTGTAGAATTTCTGATGGGCATCGAGAATCCTTCTCCTGAGGTGAAAAAGGCCATTACTAGCGCCATGGCTTGGTTTGAGAAGGTGAAGCTGCCCAATCAGGCCATGAAAGAAATCAAAGACCCAAGCCAGCCCACGGGCCGCGACCGGGTGATAGTAGCCGAGCCGGGCGCCACGCTGTGGGCGCGGTTCTATGACCTCGAAACTAACCGACCCATTTATGTGGGTCGCGACAGCAAAGTGCACTACGCGCTAAGCGAAATAGAAAATGAGCGCCGTGCGGGCTACCTGTACGCCGGCACTTGGCCTGAGAAACTCCTGCAGCGGGAATACCCTAAGTGGCAGCAGAAGTGGGCCGCCAACTCAACGAAACAAGAGGGAAGCAAACTCTAGGATTTTGGCTATGCCACACTTATCAAAAGAATTCGTACTGCAGGCCTCTTCGGCCGCCGCGCTGCCAACTCCGGAGCTGTTTGAGCTGCCCGAAAAAGTCCTGCAATTTGGCACGGGCGTACTCCTGCGTGGCCTGCCCGACTATCTCATCGACAAAGCCAACCGCCAAGGCATATTCAACGGCCGCATTGTGGTGGTGAAAAGCACTGACGGGGGCGACATCGACGCCTTCACCCGCCAGGATGGGCTTTACACGGTCGGCATCCGTGGTATTGAAGACGGTCGGGAAATCGAGGAAAACGTGGTATGCTCGGCCATCAGCCGGGTACTGTCGGCTAAAAGCCAGTGGGCCGAAATTCTGGCCTGCGCCGCAAATCCCGAGCTGCAGGTGGTACTTTCTAATACCACTGAGGTAGGGATTCAGCTGGTAGCTGATGATGTAACGCAGAGCCCCCCAACATCCTTCCCTGGTAAGTTGCTGGCCTTTCTGCACGCCCGCTTCCAGGCGTTTGGCGGCGACAAGGAAAAGGGCCTGGTGATAGTGCCAACGGAACTGATTCCGGATAATGGCACCAAGCTGGAGGCCATCCTGCTGGAGCAGGCCCACCGCAATAACCTCGATGCTGAGTTTATTGACTGGCTGGAAACCGCCAACCAAGTGTGCAACTCCTTGGTAGACCGCATTGTGCCGGGCCGCCCCGCCGCCAACGTGCAAGCAGAGCTAGCCGAAGAGTTCGGCTACGATGACGAGCTGCTGACGATGTCGGAGGTGTACACGCTCTGGGCCATTGAGGGCGACGAGCGGGTGAAGCAGATTCTGTCGTTTGAGCAGGTAGATGCGGGCGTGATTGTGCAGCCCAACATCAACCTGTTCCGGGAGATGAAGCTGCGCCTGTTGAATGGCACCCACACGCTAAGCTGTGGCCTGGCTTTCCTGGCGGGCTTTGGTACGGTGCGTGAGGCCATGGAAGACGACTGTGTGGCGGGCTTCATTCACAACCTGATGCTGGCCGATCTGCTGCCGGGCATTCCGTACGCCGTGGATGAAAAGGCAGGGCAGCGCTTTGGCATGCAGGTGCTTGACCGGTTCCGGAACCCCGCCATTGAGCACCGCTGGCTGGCCATTACTATGAACTATACGGCCAAGATGCACATGCGCAACGTACCTACGCTGCTGCACTATTACAAGCAGCTTAGCGCGGTGCCGCACTACATGGCGCTGGGCTTTGCGGCGTACCTGCTCTTCATGCGGGGCACTCACCAGGAAGAGCAGGTGTGGTACGGTGAAGCCAACGGCCTGGCTTACCCAATTCAAGATGAGAAGGCTGATTATTTCGCT from Hymenobacter taeanensis encodes:
- a CDS encoding tagaturonate reductase — its product is MPHLSKEFVLQASSAAALPTPELFELPEKVLQFGTGVLLRGLPDYLIDKANRQGIFNGRIVVVKSTDGGDIDAFTRQDGLYTVGIRGIEDGREIEENVVCSAISRVLSAKSQWAEILACAANPELQVVLSNTTEVGIQLVADDVTQSPPTSFPGKLLAFLHARFQAFGGDKEKGLVIVPTELIPDNGTKLEAILLEQAHRNNLDAEFIDWLETANQVCNSLVDRIVPGRPAANVQAELAEEFGYDDELLTMSEVYTLWAIEGDERVKQILSFEQVDAGVIVQPNINLFREMKLRLLNGTHTLSCGLAFLAGFGTVREAMEDDCVAGFIHNLMLADLLPGIPYAVDEKAGQRFGMQVLDRFRNPAIEHRWLAITMNYTAKMHMRNVPTLLHYYKQLSAVPHYMALGFAAYLLFMRGTHQEEQVWYGEANGLAYPIQDEKADYFAELWSRLQPAELTRTVLHNQALWGHDLLALPGFAATVTRYLEKLLTQGAHATVAEALNKTVGQKATAE